The Microcaecilia unicolor chromosome 13, aMicUni1.1, whole genome shotgun sequence genome has a window encoding:
- the LOC115482417 gene encoding transcription factor HES-5-like: MAGRKSLARNSESSAEKSMKKLRKPAVEKLRRDRINKSIEQLRLLLETELQRHQLPSKPEKADILELAVSYLRRHQQKAAKTVTSGSGSYREGYCRCLQDSLHFLSLGPETETQLRLLSELQRSRAAAKDQEHPKFAACHPSPKQAVQHSSKSLWRPW; encoded by the exons ATGGCTGGTCGCAAGAGCTTAGCGCGCAATTCCGAGAGCAGCGCAGAGAAGTCAATGAAAAAG CTGAGGAAGCCGGCAGTGGAGAAGCTGAGGCGGGATCGCATCAATAAGAGCATCGAGCAACTCAGGCTGTTGCTGGAGACGGAGCTCCAGAGACATCAGCTCCCTTCCAAACCAGAGAAAGCCGACATCCTGGAATTGGCAGTGAGCTACCTGAGACGGCACCAGCAGAAGGCAGCAAAGA CTGTAACATCTGGCAGTGGGAGCTACAGAGAAGGCTATTGCAGGTGCCTGCAGGACTCtcttcactttctctccctggGTCCAGAGACAGAGACTCAGCTGAGGCTACTGAGTGAGCTCCAGAGATCTCGGGCTGCAGCAAAGGACCAGGAGCACCCCAAGTTTGCAGCCTGTCACCCCAGCCCCAAGCAGGCAGTTCAGCACAGCAGCAAGAGCCTGTGGAGACCCTGGTGA
- the LOC115482418 gene encoding transcription factor HES-5-like, whose translation MAGRKSLARNSESSAEKSMKKLRKPAVEKLRRDRINNSIEQLRLLLETELQRHQLPSKPEKADILELAVSYLRRHQQEAAKTVTSGSGSYREGYCRCLQDSLHFLSLGPETETQLRLLSELQRSPAAAEDQEHPKFSACHPSPKQATQHSSKSLWRPW comes from the exons ATGGCTGGTCGCAAGAGCTTAGCGCGCAATTCCGAGAGCAGCGCAGAGAAGTCAATGAAAAAG CTGAGGAAGCCGGCAGTGGAGAAGCTGAGGCGGGATCGCATCAATAACAGCATCGAGCAACTCAGGCTGTTGCTGGAGACGGAGCTCCAGAGACATCAGCTCCCTTCCAAACCAGAGAAAGCCGACATCCTGGAACTGGCAGTGAGCTACCTGAGACGGCACCAGCAGGAGGCAGCAAAGA CTGTAACATCTGGCAGTGGGAGCTACAGAGAAGGCTATTGCAGGTGCCTGCAGGACTCtcttcactttctctccctggGTCCAGAGACAGAGACTCAGCTGAGGCTACTGAGTGAGCTCCAGAGATCTCCGGCTGCAGCAGAGGACCAGGAGCACCCCAAGTTTTCAGCCTGTCATCCCAGCCCCAAGCAGGCAACTCAGCACAGCAGCAAGAGCCTGTGGAGACCCTGGTGA